The Oncorhynchus clarkii lewisi isolate Uvic-CL-2024 unplaced genomic scaffold, UVic_Ocla_1.0 unplaced_contig_11375_pilon_pilon, whole genome shotgun sequence genome has a window encoding:
- the LOC139394398 gene encoding uncharacterized protein — MFGGYADRAELEDELYAEETGGSEGDDSELEFRLYSQLHYSSNPGEREEVGDRHLSSSHGEEEEEEEVGDRRLSSSHGEKEEVGDRRLSFSHGEKEEEVGDRRLSSSHGEKEEEVGDRRLSSSHGEKEEEEDGSKAKRQRPPLSNDHSNRDLRQNLLGDTEQKQQKVKLKTQQGRKRQRGRSKGDPRRQRLFQEVIVIDSSQDDVITVSDNTEEDDGVCSLKGQRLKKGPLQASTPGQQRNPAPKKGRSSVGSDSVVVLDSGSGAKSGLDSDSDSLESWMILDSGKQDGDQGIILNLEGEGDIK; from the exons ATGTTCGGGGGCTACGCGGACAGGGCGGAGCTAGAGGATGAGCTGTACGCGGAGGAGACCGGGGGGTCAGAGGGTGACGACAGTGAACTAGAGTTCAGACTCTACAGCCAACTCCACTACTCCTCTAACcccggagagagggaggaggtgggagacAGGCACCTCTCCTCCAGCcacggagaggaggaggaggaggaggaggtgggagacaGGCGCCTCTCCTCCAGCcacggagagaaggaggaggtgggagaCAGGCGCCTCTCCTTCAGCcacggagagaaggaggaggaggtgggagacaGGCGCCTCTCCTCCAGCcacggagagaaggaggaggaggtgggagacaGGCGCCTCTCCTCCAGCcacggagagaaggaggaggaggaagatgggagCAAGGCCAAACGACAGCGGCCACCCCTGTCAAATGATCATAGTAACAGAGATCTACGGCAAAACCTGCTGGGGGACACAGAGCAGAAACAACAGAAAGTCAAACTGAAAACCCAACAGGGTAGGAAACGGCAGAGAGGTCGCTCCAAAG GTGACCCCAGACGTCAAAGGTTGTTCCAGGAGGTCATAGTCATCGACTCGAGTCAAGATGACGTCATCACGGTGTCAGACAACACGGAGGAAGATGACGGGGTGTGTAGCTTGAAAGGTCAGAGGTTAAAGAAAGGACCCCTGCAGGCCTCGACCCCGGGACAACAG AGAAACCCCGCCCCAAAGAAGGGGAGGTCCAGTGTGGGCTCTGACTCGGTGGTGGTGTTGGACTCAGGATCCGGAGCGAAGTCTGGATTGGACTCTGATTCTGACAGTCTGGAGAGCTGGATGATTCTAGACAGCGGGAAACAAGATGGAGACCAGGGCATCATACTGAAcctggagggagaaggagacattaaag